The candidate division KSB1 bacterium genome contains the following window.
AGCGGCGGCGGCAACAGAAGCCAGGGTTGAAACTCCGGCAGAAGTAACAGAAGCACCTGAAGCAGCAAAGGCTGAAGTTTCGGAGGAGACTGCGGATGAAGCAACTTCCGATGAACCTGAATCCACAAAGGATAAAGCGGAGGCGGCAACAGAAGCCATGGTTGAAACTCCGGCAGAAGTAACAGAAGCACCTGAAGCAGCAAAGGCTGAAGTTTCGGAGGAGACTGCGGATGAAGCAACATTTGATGAAGCTGAATCCACAAAGAGCGAAGAAGAAGCTGAAACTAAATCCGCTAAATCGAAGGAAAAGGAAGGAGAAGAAGAGACGGATTAGCTTGAAAAATAGGTGCTAAGCGCATTTGATACTGAAATAAGGAAAATGCAATGTGGGCAGTTAAGTGGTTTTTAGCCGTTATCTTGATTTTGATGGTTTTCGGATTCGCACTCCAAAATAATAATGTCGACCATAAAGTTTCTGTAAACTTTGTGACCTGGGAGTACACTGCTGTACCGTTGTGGTTGGTAATTTATGCCTCTTTCGGGTTCGGTGTCTTATTCTGGTTGATCGTTTCTGTGTTCCAAGTTCTGCAATTTAAAAGTGAAATTCGCCGTCTGAATAAAAGCCAAAACGAATTGCAGATCGAGCTTGATAATCTCAGGAATCTTCCAATTGGAGAGGATGACACCGGTTTTAATATCAAAGAAGAAACATAGTTGTCTAAAATGGATTTCACCGTAATTTTAATTTTTGTGGTTTTGAGTGCTATTACGGCGCTGATGATGATTTTTGTTTTCAGAAAGAGATCCGCTGCCGGCCTCGAAGATGCATCTTCGGATTATGCAGAAGGCCTGAATTTACTTTTGGCAGGCGACACGGAAAAGGCCTTGAAAAAATTCAAAGAGGCCGTTACAAAGAATAGCCAGAATATTGACGCTTACTTAAAAATTGGTGATATTCTTCGGGAATCGGGTCAATTCGATCGCGCTGTAAACGTCCACAAATATTTGACTGTTCGTACCACACTAACTGCGAAGCAGAAGAGGGAAATTTATCAAAGTTTGGTAATGGATTATCAAGCTGCGCAGGAATACGATAAAGCTTTTGATGTGTTGGGCAAAATTATTTCTGAGGATAAGAATAACACCTGGGCTCATGAAATGAAGTTAAAGCTTTACGAGCAAAAAGAAGAATGGGAGGATGCCTTTCAGGTTTACAAAAATCTCAAAAAAATAAGCAAGGAATTTAAAAACGGTAGATTGGCACTTTACAAAGTTCAGGAAGGGTTGAAGTTGAGTAAGAATGGCAAAGAAAAAGATGCCCAAGCTCGATTTCGCGACGCCATCAAAATTGATTCCCAAAGCCCTCCTGCCTATATTTACCTTGCCGACTCTTATCGGAATGAAGATCGAAAAGAGGATGCGCTAAAAGTTTTGAAGCAATTCGTGGAAAAGGTACCTTCACAATCTTTTCTGGCGTTCGAGCTTATAAAAGAGTTGCTTTATGAGGGTGGCGTTTACGGTGAAATCGAAAATTTTTACCTTGAAATAATCAACAGCCAGCCGGATAACCATGAAGCTAAATTAGCGCTTGCGGAAAATTATAAGAAAAAAGGTGAAATCGAAAAAGCCGTTAATCTATGTTCGAGTATTTTGGAAAGCGACCCCTCAAATAAAGCGGCGAAACAATATTTGATCCGCCTTTATCATCATACTGGCCAAAAAGATGAAGCCCTGAATTTAGCCATAGAGTTAATCGAAGCATCTTCAAAACACAAGGAGAAGTTCAGATGTAGTAAGTGTCGGCATGAATCTGACAAGCCATTTTGGAGGTGCCCCGGCTGTTTTGAATGGGAGACAGCAATTCAAAATTAAGAGTACAAATAGCCTAAGAAGTTAGTTGTGTTATGTAAATAATCTATTTTCCGACTCTCTTTGAACTGATGAATTTAAAGTCAAATTATTCTCGTAAATCTAAGAGATATGTAATTTGACTTTTTCTTTTTCTATGAAAACCGTACTTACTACTACTCTTTTATTCTTCCTGTTTTGTGCAAACTATCTTTTTGCGCAAAAACCTCAATTCGATTTAAATCGGACCCTGAAGTCTTATAAACCTTCTGAAATCAAACAAAAAGTGGCAGCATTCGTTGATGAAAATAAAGGTACGCCTCTGGCTCTTTATTTGGAAGCGCTTACGGAAGCTAATGCACAGCAGGCAGTTGATAAATATATAGAACTCTTCACAAAATTTCCAAGTTCTCTGCAAGCGGAAGAGGCAACATTTAGAGTAGGTCAGTATTATTTTTCCCGGGGATTATATATTGCCGCCAGAAAATATTTCCTGGGACTGATTGAAAAATATCCTCAAACCGAATATGAAGATGATTCTATGTATTTTGCTGCTATATGCTTGATGGCTGCGAGAAAATATGAATCCGTTAGTGCTGAATTGCAAAAGTTTTTAACTAAACATCCCAGATCGCCGTTTTCGAAATTAGCGAAAGAAGACCTTAAGGAAATTAAATCGGCTGCAAAAAACAAAATTGTTAAACAAAAACCAAAAGATTCAAAAGGTCGACTTACTTTGCAAATAGGCGCATTTTCGCAAATTAATAACGCCTTAAATTTCCGTAACGATTTTTCCAAATTAGGGGTTTCCACAGAGATTCGCAAAAAAAAAAGAAACGGAGTCACCATTTACACGGTGACAGTTGGCTCATTTGATACCCGTGAATCTGCCGAGAGGTTTGGTATTAAATTCCAAAAAAAGTACGACAAGCCATACCGGATTATTAGTAAGAATTAAACACCCAACTCTATTTCCATGATCGCTGTAAAAGATGCAATTGAGATGACATTAAACGAGGCCACCCGGTTAGGTGCTGCGGAGGTTGATCTCAAAGATGCATCAGGTTACATCCTGGCTGAAGATATTTTTTCCGATATCGACATGCCTCCTTTTGAAAAATCTTCAATGGATGGTTATGCGTTTAAAGCCGCTGATTGTCAAAATAATTCGACGGTTTTAGACGTAGTGGGTTCTATCCCCGCCGGAGTCTATCCAGATTTTGAAATCGAAAAAGGACAGGCAGCTAAGATTATGACGGGTGCACCGCTGCCGGAAGGTGCCGATAGCGTCCAGATGGTTGAGAAAACTCAAGCCATCGGCGAAAATAAGGTTACAATTTTAGAACCGGTTCCGTTAGGAAGAAACGTCGCCAGAAAAAGTGAGATCATTAAAGCAGACTCTAAGGTGCTCTCAAAAGGAACATTTATTAGTCCGGCCGTCGCCGGTGCCCTGGCAACTGTAGGTAAAGCAACGGTCAGCATTTTTAAGAGACCGAAAGTCGGCATTCTGATTACCGGCGACGAACTGGTCGAAATTAATAGAAAGCCAGAAGCCGGCCAAATCAGAAATAGCAACGGTTATTCGCTACATAGTCAGGTGGTTGAGTCTGGGGCATTGCCTGAGCTGTTCGGAATAGCGCCGGATAATATTGAGTATTTAAATGAAAGCATTGAGCTTGGATTAGAAAAAGATGTGCTGTTGATTTCCGGCGGTGTTTCTATGGGAGATTATGATTTTGTCGAAGATGTTATGCTGAAACATGGTTTAAAAATATTTTATGACAAGGTTAATATCAAACCGGGAAAGCCAACGGTTTTTGGCCGAACCTCCGAGACACTCGTTTTCGGTTTGCCGGGGAATCCGGTTTCGGCCAGCACCATTTTCGAAGTTATCGTCCGGCCTGTCCTGCGTAAGATGATGGGGTTTTCATATTTACACAATGTCAAAACGAAGGCCACATTTGAAAAAAAATATGCCACCAAAACTAAGCGAGAGAACTATCAGCTGGCCTGGACTTTTTTACGAGACAATTTTTTTTGTACAACTGCCATTCAATCGAAGGGCTCTGCAGATGTAGTAGCGTTTGCAAAAAGTAATTCATATTTGATTACCACTCACGAAAAACAAGAATTTAACCCGGGCGATACGGTTGATGTGATGTTGCGTCCTGAATTCTGGAAAAGTGGTGGGATTCAAGGCTTGGTAAATTAAATGCTGAAAATAAAATATCTCATTTTTTTTTTAATTCTCCTGCCTTTTCAAGCACGGGCTCAGCTCACTGTTGATGTTGTTTACCCCCGTCAAGAGCAAGTTGTTAATGCGTCAGATTCTACGTTTATTTTTGGCTCAGCTAGTGATCCGACCGCCCGAGTTTTTGTAAATAATCTACCAATACGGATGTATCCTAATGGCGCCTTCATTGGCGTTGTTCCAGTTACGCCCGGAGATTTTTCATTTAGATGCGTTGCTAAAACACAATCGGATTCGGCGGAAGTTGTTATTAACGTTGTCATTCCCACTTATTTAACCACGAGCCCGGATGATACCATTGCAATTGACAGTACTTACTTTTTACCGAGCCAGTATATTGAACTTCGCGCCGGCGACTATTTTGAAGTTGCATTTAAGGGCACGCCCGGCCTGACAGGTTCTTTTACCATCCCGGGTGTAATTGAAAATGCTGAGATGGTGGAAGCGCCGCCCCGGAAAGGACATGATTGGGGAGAATCTGTATTTGGAGTTGGCAAATCTTCGCCGCTCCCGGAAGTTGCCGGAATATACCGTGGCGGTTTTTTTATCAAGCAAGGAATTGAGATTGACACCGCGGAGGTCGCCTTTGAATTGCGCGGAACCAATGGAATCAATGCAACTGCGATTGCTCCCGGAAGATTGACGGTTCGTATTGACACCATCCCGAATATTGCTGTGCTTACAGAAGAATTGACCGTGGCTCGAGCGGGAGCCGGATTGGGTTATCAAATGTTTTTACCCGATGGCGTGAAATTGTGGATTACCGGCAAGAAAGGAGCTTATTATCGTGCTCATTTAAATAGCTTGGAGGATATCTGGGTCCCTGAAGGTAACTTGAGATTTCTGTCTTCAGGAACGCCGATTCCATCCAGCACGATCGAACTTGTTAGGTCGCGGAGCATGGATAGAAAAGTCAAAGTTACATTTCACTTGCGCGAGAGATTACCATTTAAGATTACTCAACTAAACGATCCTTCTGCGTTAGTTGTTTCCATTTACGGTGCGATTTCAAATACGGATTGGATAAGGTACGACTTCGACGATCCGATGATTCGGGAAATGAGCTGGTCACAACCTGCTAATGGTGTTTATGAAGTAAAAATTCTACTCGACCAAAAGCAGCAATGGGGGTACAATCCGTATTATGACGAAACGAACCTGGAAGTTGAAATAAAAAGACCCCCGACAAAATTTTCACTAAAGAACATGACGATCTGCATTGACCCCGGGCATGGTCCGGATGACGGAGCCGTTGGCCCAAGCCGCTTTAAAGAAAAAGACGCCAACATGCAATTATCTTTAGCCTTGAAAGAAAAATTGGAAAAAAAAGGAGCAAAAGTTTTTTTAACTCGAAAAAATCATCATGGGGCAGGTCTCGGGGTTAGAACAAAATTGGCCGCTTTTGTGCAGGCGGATGTTTTGCTCAGCATTCATCACAATGCGCTCCCGGATGGTGTGAACCCTTTTACAAGCAGAGGCAGCAGCACTTATTATTATCATCCCCAAAGCCATGCTTTGGCGGCGGCGATTCAGAATAGGTTGCTGAAGAAATTAAAATTACCAAACTTTGGCCTTTATTACGATAATTTGTCGGTATGTAGAATTCCGCAAATGCCCGCGGTACTAATAGAGCCCGCTTTTATTATGCACCCGGAGGAAGAAATGGAAATTAGATCTCAGAAGTATAAACAAAATGCAGCGGATGCCATAGTAGGTGGTTTGGAAGATTTTTTAAAACAGGCAAAAAGGAATTTATAAAGAGGTGATACTATGTTTGGCAGTAAATTAGACATTGGCCTGATTTCCTTAGTCGTACTATTTGCGATGTTAAATTGTACAACCTCGAAAAACGGTGTTCCGATGCAAGATTCTGAAAGGCTTGAAAAAATTTATGTCGATAAAGTTGATTCCGGGCCGAGCATTTCTGAAGCTGAAAAGTTACAGGTGAATGTTAGCGGGAATTTGCCCTCGCCTGCCTACACATTTGAGCGCTTCGACGTCAAAGTGAAAGGAAAAGTCGTTGAAATTATACCACTAGCCAAATTTGATGCGGATAAAATGGTGGTCCAGGTCCTGGTGCCATTTCAGGAGGTTTGCTCGGTTGAAAATCTGAAACCCGGGACGTATAACATTCAAGTCCATGGTCGTGGCGACACAGTTGTAAAAGCTGAAAGTATTCATGTTAAGAAGTAAAATTTAATCAAAACAACAGGTGCCCTTTTGAGCAAAGTAGGTTTTTATTTCCACAATGATTACTTGAAACACAAAACGGGCTCCGGCCATCCTGAACGCCCAGAACGACTGCAAGATCTTACCCAGCATTTAAAAGAAACCGATATTTTCGCAAAGTTGACTCATTTTTCTCCCGGTACCTGTGAAGTTGACCGAATTAAAGAAGTTCATCCTGGACATTATATTGAAACTATAAAAAACGCTTGCAAAAACGGATCACATTATTTAGATTCTGATACGGTCGTTTGTGAAGACTCATATGAGATTGCCCTTTTAGCCGCCGGAGCTGCGACAAATGCATGCGATTCAGTCATGAAGGGAAAGGTGGAATGCGCCTTTTGTGCAGTTCGGCCACCAGGTCATCATGCTGAACCTGGCAGGGCGATGGGATTTTGTTTGTTTAATAATGTGGCCATTGCTGCAAAATATTTACAGAATCATCATTCGATTAAGAAAATCTGCATTATTGATTGGGATGTTCACCACGGTAACGGTACTCAAAATGCATTTTATGATGATCCGACAGTTTTTTACATTAGTATTCATCAGCATCCGTTGTATCCCGGCACGGGATTAGCTGAAGAGAAGGGTCATGGTGAGGGAGAAGGAACCACCTTAAACTTTCCTTCACCTGCCGCCTTTAGCGATAAAGAATACTTGCAGATATTTGAGAATGACATCACCAATGCGGTCAGCGAATTTAAGCCTGAATTTATTTTGGTTTCAGCCGGCTTTGATGCACACCGAAACGATCCTCTTGCAAATATGAATGTCTCTGAAGAAGGCTTTGCACGTATGACCCGAGTCATACTGGATTTGTCCAGGGAGTTTTGCAGGGGAAGAATGGTTTCGGTTTTAGAAGGCGGATATGATTTAGATGCTCTGTCGGGAAGCGTAGAACATCACTTGCGAGAAATGTTAGAATAAGATATTGAATTTGTGATTTATAAAGGACTCTTATAGAGTGATTGAATTTGAGAAAAATATTGGACTAAAACCGGGCGACACCTTTGCGCTTCTCGAGGTAAGAAAAGAGATGATAGAAAGTCAAATTATCAATCGAGGCGTGAAAAACCCGGTAGTGCTCAAAGCCTTAGAAAAGGTGCCTCGGCACAGGTTTGTGAATGAGAGTTTAGAAAACTCGGCTTATGACGATGCTCCGTTGCCGATTGGAGAGGGGCAAACGATTTCACAGCCATTTATTGTCGCATATATGACCGCCGCTTTAGAACTCAAGGGCAACGAAAAAATTCTGGAGGTCGGCGCAGGGTCAGGCTATCAAGCGGCGGTTTTATCTGAAATTGTTGAACACGTTTATACAATTGAAATCAATGAAAATCTTACCATTGATGTATCAAGACGGTTGAAAAAAATGGGCTGCAATAACGTTTCACTGAGATTTGGGAATGGCTATAAAGGCTGGCCCGAACACGCTCCTTTTGATGGCATCATTGTAACTGCAGCACCGGACTCGATTCCCCAGTCCTTAATTGAACAACTGAAAATCGGCGGCAAAATGGTTGTTCCTATAGGTAAGACTAATCAGGATTTGATTGTGGTTACTAAATTCCCGGACGGATCTGTTGAAAAAGAATCACGCATTCCAGTCCGATTTGTCCCGATGATTCGTGAAACCGAAAAGGAAGAATAGTGCTAAATGAGCAAATTGATTACGGAGCGTGATGTAATTGATGCCCATAGAAAGCAGAAAACAGAACTGGTCGTTGCGGCAAACGGCATTGTGACTCCTTCTGCGCAAGACGCGGCCGCTATTCGCGGAATTAGGATTTTAAAAAAAGAAATTGCTAAGACTTCTTCGGAACCTCAACTCTCCCCCCAGGTTCAATTCTCAGGAAAAATAATTATTGGCTCAGATCACGGCGGTTTTGAGCTGAAAGAGATACTCAAAGATTATATAACTGAGTTGGGGTTGGAATTCGATGATTTGGGCACGCATTCAACGGAATCCGTGGACTACCCTGACTTTGCTTATGCAGTTGCTGAAAAAGTTACCAATGACGCGGGATTATTAGGTATCATTGTAGACGGAGCGGGTGTCGGTTCGGCAATGGCAGCGAATAAGGTTCGCGGAATTCGTGCTGCATCGTGCCAGGATACCTACACTGCCAGGAATAGCCGCCTTCATAACAACGCAAATGTCTTAACTCTCGGAAGCAGGTCTCTTGGAGTCGATGTTGCTAAAGAAATCGTAAAAGTCTGGCTTGAAACCCGCTTTGAAAGTGGCCGCCATAAAGCCCGGGTTGATAAAATTATGGCAATTGAAAAAAAACTTAAGGTTTGAGTGATTTCAAATTCTCCTTAGTCTGTTCGCCGCCTTAAGTAAGCAGGCACATCGAGATCACCGTTAGTTCTCTTCTCCAAAGCTTCTTCTTTCACAAGTTCAATAGTTTCCGGTTCGTTCTCAGGTTCCGGTTTTTCATGAATGCGCTGATAAGTTGGTATGGCGAGATCTGACAGGGGGTTGTCTGAATATTCAAGGAATTTTTTTCTGCCATTGTTGAGTGAACTCAGTTTGCCATTATGATTAAATCCGGTTGCAATTACCGTAACTCGCATCTCTTCGTCTAACTGTTTATCGACGACTGCTCCAAAGATAATATTTGCTTCTGAACCAACGGCTTCTGAGATCACACTGGTGGCGTCGTTGACTTCATGCAACGTCATATTCTCCCCCCCGGTCACGTTAACCAGCACCCCTAGAGCGCCCTGAATGGAGACGTCTTCAAGGAGGGGGCTGGAGATGGCTTGCTGAGCTGCTTCTAAAGAACGGTTCTCCCCGGAGGCAAACCCGGAACCCATCAACGCGTCGCCCATTTCCGACATGACTGTG
Protein-coding sequences here:
- a CDS encoding molybdopterin molybdotransferase MoeA, translating into MIAVKDAIEMTLNEATRLGAAEVDLKDASGYILAEDIFSDIDMPPFEKSSMDGYAFKAADCQNNSTVLDVVGSIPAGVYPDFEIEKGQAAKIMTGAPLPEGADSVQMVEKTQAIGENKVTILEPVPLGRNVARKSEIIKADSKVLSKGTFISPAVAGALATVGKATVSIFKRPKVGILITGDELVEINRKPEAGQIRNSNGYSLHSQVVESGALPELFGIAPDNIEYLNESIELGLEKDVLLISGGVSMGDYDFVEDVMLKHGLKIFYDKVNIKPGKPTVFGRTSETLVFGLPGNPVSASTIFEVIVRPVLRKMMGFSYLHNVKTKATFEKKYATKTKRENYQLAWTFLRDNFFCTTAIQSKGSADVVAFAKSNSYLITTHEKQEFNPGDTVDVMLRPEFWKSGGIQGLVN
- a CDS encoding SPOR domain-containing protein; its protein translation is MTFSFSMKTVLTTTLLFFLFCANYLFAQKPQFDLNRTLKSYKPSEIKQKVAAFVDENKGTPLALYLEALTEANAQQAVDKYIELFTKFPSSLQAEEATFRVGQYYFSRGLYIAARKYFLGLIEKYPQTEYEDDSMYFAAICLMAARKYESVSAELQKFLTKHPRSPFSKLAKEDLKEIKSAAKNKIVKQKPKDSKGRLTLQIGAFSQINNALNFRNDFSKLGVSTEIRKKKRNGVTIYTVTVGSFDTRESAERFGIKFQKKYDKPYRIISKN
- a CDS encoding tetratricopeptide repeat protein encodes the protein MDFTVILIFVVLSAITALMMIFVFRKRSAAGLEDASSDYAEGLNLLLAGDTEKALKKFKEAVTKNSQNIDAYLKIGDILRESGQFDRAVNVHKYLTVRTTLTAKQKREIYQSLVMDYQAAQEYDKAFDVLGKIISEDKNNTWAHEMKLKLYEQKEEWEDAFQVYKNLKKISKEFKNGRLALYKVQEGLKLSKNGKEKDAQARFRDAIKIDSQSPPAYIYLADSYRNEDRKEDALKVLKQFVEKVPSQSFLAFELIKELLYEGGVYGEIENFYLEIINSQPDNHEAKLALAENYKKKGEIEKAVNLCSSILESDPSNKAAKQYLIRLYHHTGQKDEALNLAIELIEASSKHKEKFRCSKCRHESDKPFWRCPGCFEWETAIQN
- a CDS encoding protein-L-isoaspartate(D-aspartate) O-methyltransferase, translating into MIESQIINRGVKNPVVLKALEKVPRHRFVNESLENSAYDDAPLPIGEGQTISQPFIVAYMTAALELKGNEKILEVGAGSGYQAAVLSEIVEHVYTIEINENLTIDVSRRLKKMGCNNVSLRFGNGYKGWPEHAPFDGIIVTAAPDSIPQSLIEQLKIGGKMVVPIGKTNQDLIVVTKFPDGSVEKESRIPVRFVPMIRETEKEE
- a CDS encoding histone deacetylase, with translation MSKVGFYFHNDYLKHKTGSGHPERPERLQDLTQHLKETDIFAKLTHFSPGTCEVDRIKEVHPGHYIETIKNACKNGSHYLDSDTVVCEDSYEIALLAAGAATNACDSVMKGKVECAFCAVRPPGHHAEPGRAMGFCLFNNVAIAAKYLQNHHSIKKICIIDWDVHHGNGTQNAFYDDPTVFYISIHQHPLYPGTGLAEEKGHGEGEGTTLNFPSPAAFSDKEYLQIFENDITNAVSEFKPEFILVSAGFDAHRNDPLANMNVSEEGFARMTRVILDLSREFCRGRMVSVLEGGYDLDALSGSVEHHLREMLE
- the rpiB gene encoding ribose 5-phosphate isomerase B, with amino-acid sequence MSKLITERDVIDAHRKQKTELVVAANGIVTPSAQDAAAIRGIRILKKEIAKTSSEPQLSPQVQFSGKIIIGSDHGGFELKEILKDYITELGLEFDDLGTHSTESVDYPDFAYAVAEKVTNDAGLLGIIVDGAGVGSAMAANKVRGIRAASCQDTYTARNSRLHNNANVLTLGSRSLGVDVAKEIVKVWLETRFESGRHKARVDKIMAIEKKLKV
- a CDS encoding LapA family protein, coding for MWAVKWFLAVILILMVFGFALQNNNVDHKVSVNFVTWEYTAVPLWLVIYASFGFGVLFWLIVSVFQVLQFKSEIRRLNKSQNELQIELDNLRNLPIGEDDTGFNIKEET
- a CDS encoding N-acetylmuramoyl-L-alanine amidase, which codes for MLKIKYLIFFLILLPFQARAQLTVDVVYPRQEQVVNASDSTFIFGSASDPTARVFVNNLPIRMYPNGAFIGVVPVTPGDFSFRCVAKTQSDSAEVVINVVIPTYLTTSPDDTIAIDSTYFLPSQYIELRAGDYFEVAFKGTPGLTGSFTIPGVIENAEMVEAPPRKGHDWGESVFGVGKSSPLPEVAGIYRGGFFIKQGIEIDTAEVAFELRGTNGINATAIAPGRLTVRIDTIPNIAVLTEELTVARAGAGLGYQMFLPDGVKLWITGKKGAYYRAHLNSLEDIWVPEGNLRFLSSGTPIPSSTIELVRSRSMDRKVKVTFHLRERLPFKITQLNDPSALVVSIYGAISNTDWIRYDFDDPMIREMSWSQPANGVYEVKILLDQKQQWGYNPYYDETNLEVEIKRPPTKFSLKNMTICIDPGHGPDDGAVGPSRFKEKDANMQLSLALKEKLEKKGAKVFLTRKNHHGAGLGVRTKLAAFVQADVLLSIHHNALPDGVNPFTSRGSSTYYYHPQSHALAAAIQNRLLKKLKLPNFGLYYDNLSVCRIPQMPAVLIEPAFIMHPEEEMEIRSQKYKQNAADAIVGGLEDFLKQAKRNL